A genomic region of Gossypium hirsutum isolate 1008001.06 chromosome D01, Gossypium_hirsutum_v2.1, whole genome shotgun sequence contains the following coding sequences:
- the LOC107928881 gene encoding MAP3K epsilon protein kinase 1 isoform X2, which yields MSGVCAASDIWSVGCTVIELLTCVPPYYDLQPMPALFRIVQDEHPPIPDSLSPDITDFLRQCFKKDARQRPDAKTLLSHPWIRNCRRALQSSLRQSGTIRNIAEDAAADAESSNADNQSAGENLPVEKVDASETSSRKEVSSTEATDRSKYDHDHSADNTPVEERTNNLDDDLLSDQVPTLAIHEKPSLQSSSGRLSVKSVAVALGSSQLHDISHQDEATMNGDVGSPSRRKHTEKGQGGNGDQIDNENKSFAFGPITQNAGLQKAAKASVTSSGNELIRFSDPPGDASLDDLFHPLDKNREERGAEASTSASASNVNHDTVPDTGKNDLAKKLRDTIAKKQMEEEMGQSNGGGNLLRLMMGVLKDDVIDIDGLDFEDKLPAENLFPLQAVEFGRLVGSLRPEESEDAIVTACQKLIAIFHQRPEQKIVFVSQRGLLPLMELLDVPKTRVICSVLQLINHIIKENTDFQENACLVGFIPLIKSFAGPDRPREIRMEAAYFLQQLCQSSSLTLQMFLACHGIPVLVGFLEADYAKYRQMVHLAIDGMWQVFKLQRSTPRNDFCRIAAKNGILPRLINTLYSLNEATRLATISGGGGSHSGPVDSSHHLFAQNETPFSVTDQSDVLKARHGMTEHSFPAGAQEPSRASISLSQRSDPNLPDSRYLAVDVDRPRSSNGALDVSISRESSASKEPENLDRAEDLRRQKISNALNRTSLDRPPKLIEGISNGLTTSVTTQAEQVRPLLSLLEKEPPRQQLEYVRHLPGLERHESILPLLHANDRKTNGELDFLMAEFAEVSGRGREIGGVDSTPKISHKSKKVGQLAVNEGTASTSGIASQTASGVLSGSGVLSARPGSTTSSGLLSNMVSTMSADVAKEYLEKVADLLLEFAQADTTVKSYMCSQSLLNRLFQMFNRIEPPILLKILKCINHLSTDPNCLENLQRADAIKYLIPNLELNYGPLVSQIHHEVLNALFNLCKINKRRQEQAAENGIIPHLMNFIMSDSPLKQHALPLLCDMAHASRNSREQLRAHGGLDVYLSLLDDELWSVIALDSLAVCLAHDNDNRKVEQALLKKEAIQKLVTFFQCCPEQHFVHILEPFLKIITKSSRINTTLAVNGLTPLLISRLDHQDAIARLNLLKLIKAVYEHHPRPKQLIVENDLPQKLKNLIEERRDGQRSGGQVLVKQMATSLLKALHINTVL from the exons AAACATTGCAGAAGATGCTGCAGCAGATGCAGAAAGCTCTAATGCAGATAACCAGAGTGCTGGAGAGAATCTTCCTGTGGAGAAAGTGGATGCATCTGAAACG AGCTCTAGGAAAGAGGTATCATCAACAGAGGCCACTGATCGAAGCAAGTATGATCACGATCATTCTGCAGATAACACTCCTGTTGAAGAAAGAACAAATAATTTAGATGATGATCTACTATCAGATCAAGTTCCAACCTTAGCTATTCATGAGAAACCATCTTTACAGAGTAGTTCTGGTAGACTATCTGTTAAGAGTGTAGCAGTTGCTCTTGGTTCTAGTCAGCTTCATGATATATCACATCAAGATGAAGCTACGATGAATGGTGATGTTGGCTCACCATCAAGAAGGAAACATACGGAAAAAGGACAGGGAGGCAATGGGGATCAAATTGATAATGAGAATAAATCATTTGCCTTTGGACCTATCACTCAGAATGCTGGTCTGCAAAAG GCTGCAAAAGCTTCAGTGACCTCAAGTGGGAATGAGCTAATTAGATTTAGTGATCCTCCTGGAGATGCTTCCTTGGATGATTTATTTCATCCGTTGGATAAAAATCGGGAGGAAAGAGGAGCTGAAGCTTCAACATCTGCATCTGCATCGAATGTGAACCATGATACTGTGCCTGATACTGGAAAAAATGACCTGGCTAAGAAGTTACGTGATACAATTGCTAAGAAACAAATGGAAGAGGAGATGGGTCAGTCAAATGGAGGTGGCAACCTTCTTCGCTTAATGATGGGCGTTTTGAAGGATGATGTAATAGACATTGATGGTTTG GATTTTGAAGATAAATTACCTGCTGAGAACCTATTTCCCTTACAG GCGGTTGAGTTTGGCAGGTTAGTTGGTTCCCTAAGACCCGAGGAATCAGAGGATGCAATTGTTACAGCATGTCAGAAGCTCATAGCGATCTTCCATCAGCGCCCTGAACAAAAAATTGTTTTTGTTAGCCAGCGTGGTTTGCTGCCTCTAATGGAATTGCTTGATGTCCCAAAAACTCGT GTCATATGTTCAGTGCTTCAACTTATTAATCATATCATTAAAGAAAACACTGATTTCCAGGAGAATGCTTGTCTTGTTGGCTTT ATCCCGTTGATTAAGAGCTTTGCGGGGCCTGATCGTCCTCGGGAAATTAGGATGGAGGCAGCTTATTTCTTACAGCAGCTTTGTCAATCAAG CTCTTTGACTTTGCAGATGTTTCTAGCTTGCCATGGAATCCCAGTTTTGGTTGGCTTTTTAGAGGCTGATTATGCAAAGTACAG GCAAATGGTTCACCTAGCAATTGATGGCATGTGGCAGGTCTTCAAGCTTCAGCGATCTACCCCGAGGAATGATTTCTGTCGGATAGCTGCTAAGAATGGGATATTACCGAGGCTTATTAATACTCTTTACAGTCTAAATGAGGCAACTCGACTTGCAACCATATCTGGTGGGGGTGGTTCACATTCTGGTCCAGTCGATTCCAGTCATCATCTGTTTGCTCAGAATGAGACTCCGTTCTCGGTAACTGATCAATCTGATGTCCTTAAAGCTAGGCATGGAATGACTGAGCATTCCTTTCCAGCTGGTGCACAAGAACCTTCACGGGCTTCAATTTCCCTTTCTCAGAGGTCAGATCCTAACCTGCCAGATTCACGTTATCTTGCTGTTGATGTCGACAGACCTCGATCTAGCAATGGGGCATTGGATGTCTCAATTTCTAGAGAATCGTCAGCTTCCAAGGAGCCAGAAAATTTGGATCGGGCAGAGGACCTTAGAAGGCAGAAGATAAGTAATGCTTTGAACAGGACATCTTTGGACAGACCTCCAAAATTGATAGAAGGTATTTCAAATGGACTTACCACTTCAGTTACTACCCAGGCAGAGCAAGTTCGACCTCTTCTTAGCTTATTAGAGAAGGAACCTCCTAGGCAGCAATTGGAGTATGTGCGCCACCTGCCTGGATTGGAGAGACATGAAAGCATACTGCCTCTACTACATGCTAATGACCGAAAAACCAATGGTGAACTAGATTTCTTGATGGCTGAATTTGCAG AGGTCTCTGGTCGTGGAAGAGAAATTGGAGGTGTTGATTCTACACCTAAAATTTCACATAAAAGTAAGAAAGTCGGGCAACTGGCAGTAAATGAAGGAACAGCATCCACATCTGGCATAGCTTCTCAGACTGCATCGGGTGTATTATCTGGCTCTGGTGTTTTAAGTGCTAGACCTGGAAGTACGACATCATCAGGGTTGCTCTCCAACATGGTATCAACAATGAGCGCGGATGTTGCCAAGGAGTACCTTGAAAAGGTGGCAGACCTACTTCTTGAGTTTGCTCAAGCAGATACAACCGTTAAATCCTACATGTGTAGCCAAAGCTTGCTTAACCGTCTTTTCCAGATGTTTAATCGCATAGAGCCACCTATTCTTTTGAAG ataCTGAAGTGTATTAATCATTTGTCCACCGATCCAAACTGCTTAGAGAATCTTCAGCGAGCAGATGCAATTAAGTATTTGATCCCAAATCTAGAACTCAATTATGGACCGCTTGTATCTCAAATACATCACGAG GTTCTCAATGCACTATTCAACTTGTGCAAGATAAATAAGAGGAGACAGGAACAAGCAGCAGAAAATGGAATCATTCCGCACTTGATGAATTTTATCATGTCAGATTCTCCTTTAAAACAACATGCATTGCCGTTACTGTGCGACATGGCTCATGCATCACGTAATTCAAGGGAACAGTTGAGGGCTCATGGTGGATTGGATGTGTACTTGAGCTTGCTTGACGACGAGCTTTGGTCTGTGATAGCACTAGACTCACTCGCTGTTTGCTTGGCTCATGACAATGACAACCGCAAGGTGGAACAAGCTTTGCTGAAGAAAGAGGCAATTCAGAAATTGGTGACATTTTTCCAATGTTGTCCAGAGCAACACTTTGTTCACATATTGGAGCCATTCTTGAAAATCATCAC GAAATCATCCCGAATTAACACAACATTAGCTGTTAATGGTTTGACGCCACTTCTAATCTCAAGGTTGGATCACCAGGATGCCATTGCTCGTCTTAAtctacttaaattaattaag GCTGTTTACGAGCATCACCCAAGACCAAAACAACTAATCGTGGAGAACGATTTACCACAGAAGTTAAAGAATCTAATTGAGGAACGGAGAGACGGGCAGCGTTCCGGAGGCCAAGTGTTGGTGAAACAAATGGCTACTTCATTGCTTAAAGCCCTTCATATTAACACAGTCCTGTAA
- the LOC107928882 gene encoding eukaryotic initiation factor 4A-3, which translates to MAAATTSRAARRMGAEDEKLVFETTEGIEPILSFDQMGLKDDLLRGIYNYGFEKPSAIQQRAVMPIINGRDVIAQAQSGTGKTSMIALTVCQVVDTASREVQALILSPTRELASQTEKVIRTIGDFMNIQAHACIGGKSVGEDIRKLENGVHVVSGTPGRVCDMIKRRTLRTRAIKLLILDESDEMLSRGFKDQIYDVYRHLPPELQVCLISATLPHEILEMTSKFMTDPIRILVKRDELTLEGIKQFFVAVEREEWKFDTLCDLYDTLTITQAVIFCNTKRKVDWLTEKMRSNNFTVSSMHGDMPQKEREAIMAEFRDGATRVLITTDVWARGLDVQQVSLVINYDLPNNRELYIHRIGRSGRFGRKGVAINFVKSDDIKILRDIEQYYSTQIDEMPMNVADLI; encoded by the exons ATGGCGGCGGCGACGACGAGCAGAGCGGCTCGGCGGATGGGAGCCGAGGATGAGAAGCTAGTGTTCGAGACGACGGAAGGAATCGAGCCGATATTGAGTTTCGATCAGATGGGGTTAAAAGACGATCTCCTCCGTGGAATCTACAATTACGGCTTTGAAAAGCCGTCGGCTATTCAGCAGAGAGCCGTTATGCCGATAATCAATGGCCGCGATGTGATTGCTCAAGCCCAATCTGGTACCGGTAAAACTTCCATGATTGCTCTCACCGTTTGTCAAGTGGTCGACACCGCTAGCAGAGa GGTTCAAGCGTTGATATTGTCACCTACAAGAGAACTGGCGTCTCAAACAGAGAAAGTGATAAGGACAATTGGCGATTTCATGAATATACAAGCACACGCGTGTATTGGAGGCAAAAGTGTGGGTGAAGATATAAGAAAGCTAGAAAACGGAGTTCATGTAGTGTCGGGAACTCCTGGTAGAGTCTGTGATATGATCAAGAGGAGAACCCTACGTACAAGAGCTATTAAACTATTGATTCTCGATGAATCTGATGAGATGTTAAGCAGAGGGTTCAAAGATCAAATTTACGATGTTTACAGACATCTTCCACCCGAGCTTCAG GTTTGTTTGATATCTGCTACACTTCCTCATGAAATCTTGGAAATGACGAGCAAATTTATGACTGATCCTATAAGGATCCTTGTGAAGCGTGATGAGTTGACGCTAGAG GGAATCAAGCAGTTTTTCGTGGCAGTTGAAAGAGAGGAGTGGAAGTTTGATACGCTATGTGATCTTTATGATACATTGACAATCACCCAAGCTGTCATTTTCTGCAACACAAAACGAAAG GTTGATTGGCTAACTGAGAAGATGCGTAGCAATAACTTTACGGTATCGTCAATGCATGGGGATATGCCTCAAAAGGAAAGAGAGGCAATTATGGCAGAGTTTAGGGATGGTGCAACCCGTGTTCTTATCACAACGGATGTCTGGGCTAGGGGGCTCGATGTTCAACAG GTTTCCCTGGTGATAAATTATGACCTCCCAAATAATCGAGAGCTTTACATCCATAGGATTGGTCGATCAGGTCGTTTTGGAAGAAAg GGTGTTGCTATAAATTTTGTGAAAAGTGATGACATCAAGATTCTTCGAGATATCGAGCAATACTATAGTACCCAGATCGACGAAATGCCGATGAATGTCGCTGATCTTATATAA
- the LOC107928841 gene encoding cysteine-rich receptor-like protein kinase 6 — MLTKKEIQNLYSSIFILETQADCEKIMESLLMGLDTLKTATANFSDENKLGQGGFGPVYKGKLFDGREIAVKRLSSNSGQGLAELKTEVMLVAKLLHRNLVKLLGFCLEEEEKLLVYEYLPNGSLDKILFDHGKRLRLGWGSRYKIIVGIARGLLYLHEDSQLRIIHRDLKASNILLDEEMNPKISDFGLAKLFGESETQGNTNRIAGTYGYMAPEYAKHGLFSIKSDVYSFGVLVLEIVTGQKNSSFRNLTNLLSHAWLHWNNGTAEELIDPILNDPWPTFEAFKCVHIGLLCVQENAADRPSMSDIITMLSSHSVTAPAPSRPAFFVSNGHFKTDSANEFGSGLSRSTDSIQRSVNEVTISELDPR; from the exons ATGCTCACAAAAAaggaaattcaaaatttatattcttcAATATTTATCTTAGAAACTCAAGCCGATTGCGAGAAAATCATGGAATCTCTCTTGATGGGACTCGACACTCTTAAAACTGCAACGGCAAACTTCTCCGACGAAAACAAACTCGGCCAAGGCGGTTTCGGTCCGGTTTACAag gGAAAACTATTTGATGGGAGAGAAATTGCGGTAAAAAGGCTATCGAGCAACTCTGGACAAGGTCTCGCAGAGCTTAAAACGGAGGTAATGTTGGTGGCAAAATTGCTGCATCGAAATTTGGTAAAGCTGTTGGGCTTTTGTTTGGAAGAAGAAGAGAAGCTTCTTGTTTATGAATACCTACCCAATGGAAGCTTGGACAAGATTTTATTTG ATCATGGCAAAAGGTTGAGACTAGGATGGGGAAGTAGGTACAAAATAATTGTTGGGATTGCAAGAGGGCTACTTTATCTGCATGAAGATTCTCAATTGAGGATTATACACAGGGATTTAAAAGCTAGTAATATTTTGTTAGATGAGGAAATGAATCCTAAAATTTCTGATTTCGGTTTAGCAAAATTGTTCGGTGAAAGTGAAACTCAAGGGAATACAAATCGAATTGCTGGAACTTA TGGGTATATGGCTCCGGAATATGCTAAGCACGGATTATTTTCAATCAAATCTGATGTGTATAGCTTTGGAGTGTTAGTTTTGGAAATCGTAACCGGTCAAAAAAATTCTTCCTTCCGCAATTTAACCAACCTTCTAAGCCAT GCTTGGTTACATTGGAACAATGGAACAGCTGAAGAGCTAATAGACCCAATATTGAACGATCCATGGCCAACATTTGAAGCTTTCAAATGTGTACATATTGGATTGTTATGTGTTCAAGAAAATGCAGCTGATAGACCTTCAATGTCCGACATTATTACCATGCTTAGCAGTCACTCCGTAACGGCTCCAGCACCTTCACGACCGGCGTTTTTCGTCTCAAACGGACACTTCAAGACCGATTCGGCTAATGAATTCGGTTCGGGTTTGTCTCGATCCACGGATTCAATACAACGATCTGTAAATGAGGTTACTATCAGCGAATTAGATCCTCGTTGA
- the LOC121213695 gene encoding cysteine-rich repeat secretory protein 38 — protein sequence MQFLISFTLNFLIFSSLLSSTYANFADEQRYNICTNAANYTNGSLYSRNINATLFSLTNASLTGFATTTIGLDPDTVFGLVQCRPDVAENDCRACINTASDEITQFCPNKKQAMIGYGNCSLRYSDFRFFSTATNDLIVYYRNTMNVNDSNLFDKQLVSLFQNLSVSAAANDTKFAVGAIGYSLFSDIYGMVQCSRDLPENGCLSCLQAIIGFIPQCCDKKQGARIFTMSCSLRFELYAFFQTSSPPISGMLSPPPPLPVSTDEPSSVPTSSSDGKFYYCILSS from the coding sequence ATGCAATTTCTCATCTCATTTACACTAAATTTCCTTATATTTTCTTCACTTCTTTCTTCAACCTACGCCAATTTTGCCGATGAACAAAGGTATAACATCTGTACCAACGCAGCTAATTACACCAACGGATCCTTATACAGCCGAAACATAAACGCCACTCTATTTTCCCTCACAAATGCTTCCCTCACTGGCTTTGCCACCACCACGATCGGCCTCGACCCTGATACCGTCTTCGGGCTCGTCCAATGCCGACCCGACGTTGCCGAAAATGATTGCCGAGCATGTATCAACACTGCATCCGATGAAATCACTCAGTTTTGTCCCAACAAGAAACAAGCTATGATCGGATATGGTAATTGCTCGTTACGGTATTCGGATTTTCGATTCTTTTCGACGGCAACTAATGATCTGATCGTTTACTATAGAAACACAATGAACGTAAATGATTCTAATCTTTTTGACAAACAGTTGGTGAGCTTGTTTCAAAATTTATCAGTATCTGCGGCAGCTAATGATACGAAATTTGCTGTGGGTGCTATTGGTTACTCGTTGTTTAGTGATATTTATGGTATGGTTCAGTGTAGTAGAGATTTGCCTGAAAATGGTTGCTTGAGTTGTTTGCAAGCGATTATTGGGTTTATACCACAATGTTGTGATAAAAAACAAGGTGCTCGGATTTTTACAATGAGTTGTAGTCTTAGGTTTGAGTTATATGCATTTTTTCAGACGTCGTCCCCGCCGATTTCGGGGATGTTGTCTCCGCCACCACCACTGCCTGTCTCTACTGATGAGCCAAGTTCGGTTCCAACCAGTTCTTCTGATGGTAagttttattattgtattttgtcttct
- the LOC107928967 gene encoding histone-lysine N-methyltransferase ATXR2 isoform X1 produces the protein MELICPIDQRCSHQIAALLRPPSPPIVQEYFDQLISKRKCQGIKVKQNGDLGKGVFAETDFEEEQLIFKDEMLVGVQHPSNKIDCLVCSYCFKFIGSIEKQIGRKLYLKTIGIGNSSRNGCQSNSSDDEEDNHYVQNHHSSENGASSSSGSTIPLPMMAVESLMNGELALPYSNKFPLPSVVSCLGGCEEAFYCSKSCAEADWESSLCLLCTGEKSESCSRKALLKFIQHANETNDIFLLAAKAISFTILRYRKLKASHMSEQEKPASSILGTDLSLLLEAWKPISIGHKRRWWDCIALPDDIDASDEATFRREIQELAFTSLQLLKEAIFDKECELLFSLEIYGHIIGMFELNNLDLVVASPVEDYFLYIDDLPYPEKKEAEKITQPYLDALGKDYSNCCQGTAFFPLQSCMNHSCCPNAKAFKREEDRDGQATIIALRPICNGEEVTISYIDEDLSFEERQALLADYGFRCRCPRCLDEER, from the exons ATGGAACTCATTTGCCCTATCGATCAACGCTGCTCTCATCAAATAGCCGCTCTTCTCCGGCCCCCGTCTCCTCCCATCGTCCAG GAGTATTTCGACCAGCTTATCTCGAAACGCAAGTGCCAAGGCATCAAAGTGAAACAAAACGGCGACTTAGgaaaag GCGTGTTTGCCGAAACTGATTTTGAAGAAGAACAACTTATTTTTAAGGATGAAATGCTTGTTGGAGTTCAGCATCCTTCAAACAAg ATTGATTGTTTAGTTTGTAGTTATTGTTTCAAATTTATTGGATCAATAGAGAAACAAATAGGGCGAAAACTGTATCTGAAAACAATAGGAATAGGAAATTCTTCACGTAATGGATGTCAAAGCAATTCATCTGATGATGAAGAAGACAATCATTATGTTCAAAATCACCATAGTTCTGAAAATGGAGCTTCTAGCAGTTCTGGTAGTACTATTCCTTTGCCTATGATGGCTGTCGAGTCGTTAATGAATGGTGAATTAGCATTGCCTTACTCCAACAAGTTTCCCTTACCTTCTGTTGTTTCATGCCTTGGCGGATGTGAAGAAGCTTTCTATTGTAG TAAATCGTGTGCAGAGGCTGATTGGGAATCGTCTCTTTGCTTACTTTGTACTGGGGAGAAATCAGAGTCTTGTTCTAGAAAGGCACTTTTAAAATTCATACAACATGCCAATG AAACAAATGATATTTTCCTCCTTGCTGCCAAG GCAATTTCTTTCACCATATTAAGGTATAGGAAGTTGAAAGCATCTCATATGAGCGAACAAGAGAAGCCTGCATCTAGTATATTAGGAACTGATCTATCCTTACTTTTGGAGGCCTGGAAGCCAATATCAATTGGACATAAGAGAAG GTGGTGGGACTGTATTGCCTTGCCGGATGACATTGATGCATCGGATGAAGCCACATTTAGGAGGGAAATACAGGAGCTTGCATTCACA TCACTTCAGCTCCTCAAGGAAGCCATTTTTGACAAGGAATGTGAGCTAT TATTCTCCCTTGAAATCTATGGGCATATTATCGGCATGTTCGAGCTCAATAATCT tgatctggttgtagcatctccgGTGGAAGATTACTTTTTGTACATTGATGATCTTCCATATCCTGAAAAG AAAGAAGCTGAGAAAATTACACAACCATATCTAGATGCACTTGGTAAGGATTATTCCAATTGTTGCCAAG GTACTGCTTTCTTTCCTTTGCAAAGCTGCATGAACCATTCTTGTTGTCCTAATGCAAAAGCATTCAAAAGAGAAGAG GATAGAGATGGCCAAGCGACAATTATTGCCCTCCGGCCTATTTGCAATGGAGAGGAG GTGACCATTTCATACATAGACGAGGACCTTTCATTTGAAGAGAGACAAGCATTGCTTGCAGATTACGGTTTTAGATGCAGGTGCCCCAGGTGTTTAGATGAAGAACGCTAG
- the LOC107928967 gene encoding histone-lysine N-methyltransferase ATXR2 isoform X2 has translation MELICPIDQRCSHQIAALLRPPSPPIVQEYFDQLISKRKCQGIKVKQNGDLGKGVFAETDFEEEQLIFKDEMLVGVQHPSNKIDCLVCSYCFKFIGSIEKQIGRKLYLKTIGIGNSSRNGCQSNSSDDEEDNHYVQNHHSSENGASSSSGSTIPLPMMAVESLMNGELALPYSNKFPLPSVVSCLGGCEEAFYCSKSCAEADWESSLCLLCTGEKSESCSRKALLKFIQHANETNDIFLLAAKAISFTILRYRKLKASHMSEQEKPASSILGTDLSLLLEAWKPISIGHKRRWWDCIALPDDIDASDEATFRREIQELAFTSLQLLKEAIFDKECELLFSLEIYGHIIGMFELNNLDLVVASPVEDYFLYIDDLPYPEKKEAEKITQPYLDALGTAFFPLQSCMNHSCCPNAKAFKREEDRDGQATIIALRPICNGEEVTISYIDEDLSFEERQALLADYGFRCRCPRCLDEER, from the exons ATGGAACTCATTTGCCCTATCGATCAACGCTGCTCTCATCAAATAGCCGCTCTTCTCCGGCCCCCGTCTCCTCCCATCGTCCAG GAGTATTTCGACCAGCTTATCTCGAAACGCAAGTGCCAAGGCATCAAAGTGAAACAAAACGGCGACTTAGgaaaag GCGTGTTTGCCGAAACTGATTTTGAAGAAGAACAACTTATTTTTAAGGATGAAATGCTTGTTGGAGTTCAGCATCCTTCAAACAAg ATTGATTGTTTAGTTTGTAGTTATTGTTTCAAATTTATTGGATCAATAGAGAAACAAATAGGGCGAAAACTGTATCTGAAAACAATAGGAATAGGAAATTCTTCACGTAATGGATGTCAAAGCAATTCATCTGATGATGAAGAAGACAATCATTATGTTCAAAATCACCATAGTTCTGAAAATGGAGCTTCTAGCAGTTCTGGTAGTACTATTCCTTTGCCTATGATGGCTGTCGAGTCGTTAATGAATGGTGAATTAGCATTGCCTTACTCCAACAAGTTTCCCTTACCTTCTGTTGTTTCATGCCTTGGCGGATGTGAAGAAGCTTTCTATTGTAG TAAATCGTGTGCAGAGGCTGATTGGGAATCGTCTCTTTGCTTACTTTGTACTGGGGAGAAATCAGAGTCTTGTTCTAGAAAGGCACTTTTAAAATTCATACAACATGCCAATG AAACAAATGATATTTTCCTCCTTGCTGCCAAG GCAATTTCTTTCACCATATTAAGGTATAGGAAGTTGAAAGCATCTCATATGAGCGAACAAGAGAAGCCTGCATCTAGTATATTAGGAACTGATCTATCCTTACTTTTGGAGGCCTGGAAGCCAATATCAATTGGACATAAGAGAAG GTGGTGGGACTGTATTGCCTTGCCGGATGACATTGATGCATCGGATGAAGCCACATTTAGGAGGGAAATACAGGAGCTTGCATTCACA TCACTTCAGCTCCTCAAGGAAGCCATTTTTGACAAGGAATGTGAGCTAT TATTCTCCCTTGAAATCTATGGGCATATTATCGGCATGTTCGAGCTCAATAATCT tgatctggttgtagcatctccgGTGGAAGATTACTTTTTGTACATTGATGATCTTCCATATCCTGAAAAG AAAGAAGCTGAGAAAATTACACAACCATATCTAGATGCACTTG GTACTGCTTTCTTTCCTTTGCAAAGCTGCATGAACCATTCTTGTTGTCCTAATGCAAAAGCATTCAAAAGAGAAGAG GATAGAGATGGCCAAGCGACAATTATTGCCCTCCGGCCTATTTGCAATGGAGAGGAG GTGACCATTTCATACATAGACGAGGACCTTTCATTTGAAGAGAGACAAGCATTGCTTGCAGATTACGGTTTTAGATGCAGGTGCCCCAGGTGTTTAGATGAAGAACGCTAG